One part of the Truepera radiovictrix DSM 17093 genome encodes these proteins:
- a CDS encoding DUF3105 domain-containing protein encodes MATKSRTVRKGKVSKYQQKRSWKGLLIGLGLALLVLVPAGINLYRQSQLPGERFASLGNAHISPGAPTPAYNSNPPTSGPHYPSIAGWGSYTEVQPDELLVHNMEDAGVILWYRMGTPEENRAHVEALENAYDARRYRRVVIAPREELETQYAMTAWQRLQTFDEIDPDEINAFMEAYEGVDHHPY; translated from the coding sequence ATGGCTACGAAGAGCAGAACGGTTCGCAAGGGCAAAGTCAGCAAGTATCAGCAAAAGCGCTCGTGGAAGGGACTCCTCATCGGCCTCGGGCTCGCGCTGCTGGTGCTCGTCCCCGCAGGGATCAACCTCTACCGGCAGTCGCAGCTGCCGGGGGAACGGTTTGCAAGCCTCGGCAACGCCCACATCAGCCCCGGCGCGCCGACCCCGGCGTACAACTCGAACCCGCCGACCTCCGGGCCGCACTATCCGAGCATCGCCGGCTGGGGCTCCTACACCGAGGTGCAGCCCGACGAGCTTTTGGTGCACAACATGGAGGACGCCGGGGTCATCTTGTGGTACCGCATGGGCACGCCCGAAGAGAACCGGGCGCACGTCGAGGCGCTTGAGAACGCGTACGACGCCCGCCGTTACCGCCGCGTGGTGATCGCCCCGCGCGAGGAACTCGAGACGCAGTACGCCATGACCGCTTGGCAGCGGTTGCAGACGTTTGACGAGATCGACCCGGACGAGATCAATGCCTTTATGGAGGCGTACGAGGGCGTCGACCATCACCCCTACTAG
- a CDS encoding YhdH/YhfP family quinone oxidoreductase, with protein sequence MNTFRAFRVTKEGETFRRGVQELSPETLPEHPVTVEVHYSSLNYKDALSATGNPGVTKRYPHTPGIDAAGRVLSSADPRFRPGDEVIVTSYDLGMNTPGGFGERIRVPAEWVVPLPSGLSVRDAMVLGTAGLTAGLCLEALLERGLKPEDGPVVVTGASGGVGSVAVALLAHLGFETLASTGTEAAHAWLKALGAAAILPREELAEPSERPLLKGRFAGAVDTVGGETLSNVVKSLRPRAAAAACGLVGGPELSLTVFPFILRGVSLLGIDSAECPMPLRRRVWEKLAGPWKVDLSSITDEITLEDLDAKIDAILAGRTQGRVLVRVAA encoded by the coding sequence ATGAACACGTTTCGCGCGTTTCGCGTAACCAAAGAGGGGGAGACGTTCCGCCGCGGCGTCCAGGAGCTGTCGCCGGAGACGCTGCCGGAGCATCCGGTGACGGTCGAGGTGCACTACTCGTCGCTCAACTACAAAGACGCCCTGTCGGCGACCGGCAACCCGGGCGTCACGAAGCGTTACCCCCACACGCCCGGCATCGACGCGGCGGGGCGGGTGCTCTCCTCCGCGGACCCGCGGTTTCGTCCCGGCGACGAGGTGATCGTCACCTCGTACGACCTCGGGATGAACACACCGGGCGGGTTCGGGGAACGGATCCGGGTGCCCGCCGAGTGGGTCGTCCCGCTGCCGTCAGGGCTCAGCGTCCGCGACGCGATGGTGCTGGGCACCGCCGGGCTGACCGCCGGGCTCTGCCTCGAGGCGCTCTTGGAGCGGGGGCTCAAGCCCGAAGACGGCCCGGTCGTGGTGACGGGCGCCTCGGGCGGCGTCGGCAGCGTGGCGGTCGCGCTCCTCGCTCACCTGGGCTTCGAGACGCTGGCGAGCACCGGCACCGAAGCGGCCCACGCGTGGCTGAAGGCGCTGGGGGCGGCGGCGATCCTCCCCCGCGAGGAGCTCGCCGAACCCTCCGAGCGGCCGCTGCTCAAGGGCCGCTTTGCGGGGGCCGTGGACACGGTCGGGGGGGAGACGCTCAGCAACGTCGTCAAGTCGCTGCGCCCCCGCGCCGCGGCCGCCGCGTGCGGCCTCGTGGGCGGCCCCGAGCTCTCGCTCACGGTCTTCCCCTTTATCCTGCGCGGGGTCAGCCTCTTGGGGATCGATTCGGCCGAGTGCCCGATGCCGCTGCGCCGCCGCGTGTGGGAGAAGCTCGCTGGGCCGTGGAAGGTCGACCTCTCGAGCATTACCGACGAGATCACCCTGGAAGACCTAGACGCCAAGATCGACGCCATCTTGGCGGGGCGGACCCAAGGGCGGGTGCTCGTTCGGGTCGCGGCTTGA
- a CDS encoding MOSC domain-containing protein yields the protein MSPRPSDAAPAERPSTVPALLATLPQRGRLEAIVLRKERRGAAERVARAEAVAGVGLVGDHRSARAQPRPSGRQVSLIQAEHLPVIAALAGLPDASELPERLRRNLVVSGVNLIALQGWRFRVGEVVLESSGLCHPCSRMEAALGPGGYNAVRGHGGLLARALTGGSLVVGDPVVPLERLPLSQP from the coding sequence ATGAGCCCCCGACCCTCTGACGCCGCCCCCGCCGAGCGCCCGAGCACCGTGCCGGCGCTTCTAGCGACGCTCCCCCAACGGGGACGCCTCGAGGCGATCGTGTTGCGCAAGGAGCGGCGCGGCGCCGCCGAACGCGTCGCGCGAGCCGAGGCGGTCGCGGGCGTCGGGCTCGTCGGCGACCACCGCAGCGCCCGCGCGCAGCCCCGCCCGAGCGGCCGCCAAGTGAGCCTCATCCAAGCCGAGCACCTGCCGGTCATCGCCGCGCTCGCGGGGCTGCCCGACGCCTCGGAGCTGCCGGAGCGGCTGCGGCGCAACCTGGTGGTCTCGGGGGTCAACCTCATCGCGCTGCAGGGGTGGCGGTTTCGCGTGGGTGAGGTCGTGCTCGAGAGCAGCGGCCTCTGCCACCCCTGCTCGCGGATGGAAGCGGCGCTCGGGCCGGGCGGCTACAACGCCGTGCGGGGGCACGGCGGGCTGCTCGCGCGCGCCCTCACGGGGGGCAGCCTCGTCGTCGGCGACCCCGTCGTGCCGCTAGAGCGCTTGCCGCTCAGCCAACCTTGA